A window of Halogeometricum sp. S1BR25-6 genomic DNA:
CGATGTCGGCCGATGCCGATGCCGACGAAGACGGCGAGGAAGCCGTCCGGGCGCCCGGCCGGCGCGACACCGAGCGCCGCACCTCGGGCGACGACGGCGGGTCGTTCCGGAACGTCGGCGCGGCGTTCCTCGCGGGCGTCGTCGTCGGCCTCGTGGCCGTGACCGCCGCCGCGGTCCGCCTCGCCGCCGACCCCTGAGAGCGGGGATAGGCGGAGCGGGCCGGATTTCGGCGGGGCGTCCCCGCCTCAGACCTCGACCGTGTCGCCGAGTCCGGGCGCGCGGGCGTCGAAGCCGTCCGCTCGAAGGGTCTCGGCGAACCCGGCGCAGTCGTCGCCGTGGTTGACCAACACCTCGCTTCCCTCGTACTCGCTCAGAAACGCGCGGAGACCCTCGCGGTCGGCGTGCGCGGAGAAGTCGTACATCTCCGCGCGGGCGGCGACGGGCATCGTCCGGCCGTCTATCTCCGCGCGGCCGCGCTCTATCAGGTCGCGGCCGGGCGTCCCCTCCACCTGGTAGCCGGTGAGCGTTATCTTGTTCGTCGGGTCGCCGCTGATTTCCGGCACGTACGTCATCGCCGGGCCGCCCGAGAGCATCCCGCTGGTCGTCACGATGGCGGTGTTCTGCGAGGCGATGCGTCGCCGTTGTCCGTTCCGCCCGGTCACGAACCGCGCGTGCGACTTCGCCCGCCGGAGCGCGTCGCCGTCGCGGACGAACTCGGGGTGTCGAAGCAGCATCTTCGTTACCCCCTTGCCCATCCCGTCGACGTAGCACTCCACGTCGTGGGCGTCGAGGACGAGCAGCATCTCCTGGGTGCGGCCGATGGCGAACGCCGGCACGACGACGGTGCCGCCCTCCCAGATGGTCCCGCGGACCGACTCGACGAACCGCTCTTCGACCGCCGCCCTGTCCTCGTGAGTCACGTCGGCATAGGTGGACTCGCAGACGACGACGTCCGCGTCCGGGCGGTCGGTGCTGGCTCCGACGATTCGCTGATTGTCGGTGTGGAAGTCGGCCGTGTACAGCAATCGCGTCTCGCCGTCGTCGACGAGAACGTGCGCGCTGCCGGGGATGTGCCCGGCGTCGTACAGCGTCACCTCGTAGCCCGCCGCCTCGAACGTCTCGCCGTAGCCGTGCGGTTCCGACACCTGCGTCATCCGCCGGACGTGCGTCTCGGTGAACGGGCAATCGTACCTGCCCCCTTGGAGTTTCAGCGTGTCGCGCGCCAGCGTCCCCGCGAGTTCGGCCGTCGGCGGCGTCCAGTGAATCGGCGGTCGCCGGTCGCCGGCGAGGAGGGCGGGGACCATCCCGACGTGGTCGAGGTGGCCGTGCGAGACGACGACGGCGTCGGGTTCGGGCGTCGAAACGGGGAACTGCGGGGGGTTGCCCGTCAGCATCCCGTAGTCCAGCAGCAGCGAGTCGTCCACGAGAATCGCCGAGCGCCCCACCTCGCCGACGCCCCCGAGGAACTGGAGTTTCATGGGGCCCCTACCGGCCCGAGACGCTTTTCGTCGTCGGTTCGGGGCGGCGTCGAGGGGCGGGAGTTGCCCGTCCGTCCGATTCGCCGTTTCCATCGCCTTCATGTCACGAGGGACGCTCTCGGAACCAATGAGTCACGCCGACGAGAGCGCCTTCGACCGCTACCGCGCCGACGTGACGCGGCCGCTCGCCCGCCTCTTCCGCGAGTACGGGACGTCGCGCGCGCGGTGGCTGGTCATCGGCCTCCTCGCCAACGTCGTCGCGCAGGCCGCCTCGCTGCTCCCGCCCGTCGTCCTCGGAACGGCCATCGACGCGATGTTCCGCGAGGGTGGGTCGGGGTACCAACTCCCGTTCGTCCCCGCCGCCTGGGTTCCGGCGACCCCGGAGGGGCAGTTCTGGTTTTCCGTCTCCCTCATCGCCGGGTCGTTCGTCGTCACCGGCGTGTTCACGTGGGTGTACGGCGTCTCAGCGAACCTCTTCGCCCACGATGTGATGCACGCGGTGCGCACGGACAGTTTCACGAAACTGATGCGCCTCGACATGACGTTCTTCGACGACAAGCAGACGGGCGAGGTGATGGCCATCCTCAACAACGACGCCGGGAACTTGGAGATGTTCCTCGACAACGCCCTGATGAACTCTCTGCGACTGCTCATCATGGTCGGCGGCATCGCGTTCGTCCTCTTCGCTTTGAACTGGCAGTTGGCGCTCGTCACTCTCGTCGCCGTCCCCGTCATCGTCGTCTTCACGTGGTGGTTCATGCGCGTCGTCGCGCCGCGCTACCGCGCGCGCCAGTCGGCCGTCGCCGGCTTCAACACCCGCATCGAGAACGGCATCGGCGGCATCGAACTCGTGAAGACGACCAACAGCGAGCGGTACGAACGGGGGCGCGTCCGCGACGCGTCGCGTGACCTCTTCGAGACGACGATGTCCGTGCTGCGGCTCAGCTACTTCTACCGCCCCGGCATGGAACTGCTCGCCGGCCTCTCGTTCACCGCGACGTTTCTCGTCGGCGGCTACTGGCTGTTCACGGGCACCGCGCCCGGTCCGCTCACCGGCACGCTCGAAGTCGGCACGTTCGTCACGTTCATCTTCATGACCCAGCGGTTCGTCGCCCCCCTCGCGGAGGTGTCGAACATCGTCGACCAGTTCCAGAACGCCCGCGCGTCCGCCGAACGCGTGTTCGGCCTCTCGGACATCCCCGTCAACATCGAGGACGACGCGGACGCCGTCGTCCTCGAAGACCCCGAGGGCGTCGTCTCCTACGACGGCGTCTCCTTCGCCTACCGCGACGTGTTCGGCGAGGTGGCGAGCGAGCCGATTCTGAACGACGTCTCCTTCGCCGCCGAACCCGGCGAGACGGTGGC
This region includes:
- a CDS encoding ABC transporter ATP-binding protein — translated: MSHADESAFDRYRADVTRPLARLFREYGTSRARWLVIGLLANVVAQAASLLPPVVLGTAIDAMFREGGSGYQLPFVPAAWVPATPEGQFWFSVSLIAGSFVVTGVFTWVYGVSANLFAHDVMHAVRTDSFTKLMRLDMTFFDDKQTGEVMAILNNDAGNLEMFLDNALMNSLRLLIMVGGIAFVLFALNWQLALVTLVAVPVIVVFTWWFMRVVAPRYRARQSAVAGFNTRIENGIGGIELVKTTNSERYERGRVRDASRDLFETTMSVLRLSYFYRPGMELLAGLSFTATFLVGGYWLFTGTAPGPLTGTLEVGTFVTFIFMTQRFVAPLAEVSNIVDQFQNARASAERVFGLSDIPVNIEDDADAVVLEDPEGVVSYDGVSFAYRDVFGEVASEPILNDVSFAAEPGETVAVVGETGAGKSTLLKLLLRLYEPTGGTVSLDGHDVEDLTLGSLRDAVGYVSQDTHLFDGTIAENVRYGRFDADDETVRRAARAAEAHGFITDLTNGYETRVGERGVKLSGGQRQRVALARAVLRDPPVLVLDEATSAVDTETERAIQRSLDRLSEDRTTLVVAHRLSTVVDADEILVLDDGDVVEQGSHDELLDADGAYAALWRAQTGEETGWGEDDD
- a CDS encoding MBL fold metallo-hydrolase; the encoded protein is MKLQFLGGVGEVGRSAILVDDSLLLDYGMLTGNPPQFPVSTPEPDAVVVSHGHLDHVGMVPALLAGDRRPPIHWTPPTAELAGTLARDTLKLQGGRYDCPFTETHVRRMTQVSEPHGYGETFEAAGYEVTLYDAGHIPGSAHVLVDDGETRLLYTADFHTDNQRIVGASTDRPDADVVVCESTYADVTHEDRAAVEERFVESVRGTIWEGGTVVVPAFAIGRTQEMLLVLDAHDVECYVDGMGKGVTKMLLRHPEFVRDGDALRRAKSHARFVTGRNGQRRRIASQNTAIVTTSGMLSGGPAMTYVPEISGDPTNKITLTGYQVEGTPGRDLIERGRAEIDGRTMPVAARAEMYDFSAHADREGLRAFLSEYEGSEVLVNHGDDCAGFAETLRADGFDARAPGLGDTVEV